The following proteins come from a genomic window of Anguilla rostrata isolate EN2019 chromosome 17, ASM1855537v3, whole genome shotgun sequence:
- the c17h17orf75 gene encoding protein Njmu-R1 isoform X2 has product MFTSQTSSIQDSFDVEDKDTDFDNEEIVGYNQKTQQLNCYYSIYFYQSTSLSLVDTSLPSEAEPELRSYISRRLSKGALLGGMGNIATVELSVPEQAVGCYCCLLEQERSPDQPEGEGNGDYVVCFLGGSEKGLNTFRLELDKYVQGLQSSLSPELPNLETEIRPYLSRWYEESVLHIYRVVQLVQGNISYLLHAALSHTHMEVTGADERTKADVARFIKAASLQGLVQEDTPSASLCKAVSEDSHSDLVMDCSSTPPTLTNAVSNRFCDDWIQAFLNAAESCNPFLLRQILENFKLKAIQDMNNLKRFIRQAEMSHYALFRCCLFLQGCGNGDVLLQNARAEHSGLLEACGIIRVLEEFLSEQAQSASAAASSAAAAAVAR; this is encoded by the exons atGTTTACTTCCCAGACTTCTTCGATCCAGGATTCCTTTGACGTTGAAGACAAGGATACGGATTTTGACAATGAAGAAATTGTGGGCTATAATCAGAAAACACAGCAGTTAAACTGCTATTATTCAATCTATTTCTATCAAAGTACTAG TCTCTCATTAGTAGACACGAGCTTGCCCTCGGAAGCTGAGCCGGAGTTGCGCTCCTACATTTCCCGGAGGCTGAGCAAGGGGGCGCTGTTGGGCGGAATGGGAAACATCGCCACGGTGGAACTCAG TGTCCCTGAACAGGCGGTTGGGTGTTACTGCTGCCTGTTGGAGCAGGAGAGGTCACCGGACCAGccagaaggagagggaaatggGGACTACGTGGTGTGTTTCCTGGGAGGGTCCGAGAAGGGCCTCAAC ACATTCAGACTGGAGCTGGATAAGTATGTGCAGGGGCTACAGAGCAGCCTCAGCCCGGAG CTGCCGAACCTGGAGACGGAGATCAGGCCGTACCTGAGCCGCTGGTACGAGGAGTCCGTCCTGCACATCTACAGAGTGGTGCAGCTGGTCCAGGGGAACATCAGCTATCTGCTCCACGCT GctctcagccacacccacatggAAGTGACCGGTGCTGATGAGAGAACCAAGGCTGACGTTGCCAG gttcATAAAGGCCGCCAGTCTGCAGGGCCTGGTTCAGGAGGACACGCCCTCCGCGTCGCTGTGCAAGGCCGTCTCCGAGGACTCTCACTCTGACCTGGTGATGGACTGCTCCTCCACTCCACCCACCCTCACCAAcgcag TCAGCAACCGTTTCTGTGACGACTGGATCCAGGCTTTCCTCAACGCGGCGGAGAGCTGCAACCCCTTCCTGCTGCGGCAGATCCTGGAGAACTTCAAACTCAAG GCCATCCAGGACATGAACAACCTGAAGCGCTTCATCCGGCAGGCGGAGATGAGCCACTACGCGCTGTTCCGCTGCTGCCTGTTCCTGCAGGGCTGCGGGAACGGCGACGTGCTGCTGCAGAACGCCCGCGCCGAGCACAGCGGCCTGCTCGAGGCCTGCGGCATCATCCGCGTGCTGGAGGAGTTCCTGAGCGAGCAGGCGCAGTCTGCTAGCGCCGCCGCTagcagcgccgccgccgccgccgtcgcgcGCTGA
- the c17h17orf75 gene encoding protein Njmu-R1 isoform X1: MFTSQTSSIQDSFDVEDKDTDFDNEEIVGYNQKTQQLNCYYSIYFYQSTRSEAADVQLARSHRRTESTTSEDDFSLSLVDTSLPSEAEPELRSYISRRLSKGALLGGMGNIATVELSVPEQAVGCYCCLLEQERSPDQPEGEGNGDYVVCFLGGSEKGLNTFRLELDKYVQGLQSSLSPELPNLETEIRPYLSRWYEESVLHIYRVVQLVQGNISYLLHAALSHTHMEVTGADERTKADVARFIKAASLQGLVQEDTPSASLCKAVSEDSHSDLVMDCSSTPPTLTNAVSNRFCDDWIQAFLNAAESCNPFLLRQILENFKLKAIQDMNNLKRFIRQAEMSHYALFRCCLFLQGCGNGDVLLQNARAEHSGLLEACGIIRVLEEFLSEQAQSASAAASSAAAAAVAR; the protein is encoded by the exons atGTTTACTTCCCAGACTTCTTCGATCCAGGATTCCTTTGACGTTGAAGACAAGGATACGGATTTTGACAATGAAGAAATTGTGGGCTATAATCAGAAAACACAGCAGTTAAACTGCTATTATTCAATCTATTTCTATCAAAGTACTAG ATCAGAGGCAGCCGACGTCCAGTTGGCTAGGAGTCACAGAAGAACTGAGTCCACAACAAGTGAGGATGACTTTAG TCTCTCATTAGTAGACACGAGCTTGCCCTCGGAAGCTGAGCCGGAGTTGCGCTCCTACATTTCCCGGAGGCTGAGCAAGGGGGCGCTGTTGGGCGGAATGGGAAACATCGCCACGGTGGAACTCAG TGTCCCTGAACAGGCGGTTGGGTGTTACTGCTGCCTGTTGGAGCAGGAGAGGTCACCGGACCAGccagaaggagagggaaatggGGACTACGTGGTGTGTTTCCTGGGAGGGTCCGAGAAGGGCCTCAAC ACATTCAGACTGGAGCTGGATAAGTATGTGCAGGGGCTACAGAGCAGCCTCAGCCCGGAG CTGCCGAACCTGGAGACGGAGATCAGGCCGTACCTGAGCCGCTGGTACGAGGAGTCCGTCCTGCACATCTACAGAGTGGTGCAGCTGGTCCAGGGGAACATCAGCTATCTGCTCCACGCT GctctcagccacacccacatggAAGTGACCGGTGCTGATGAGAGAACCAAGGCTGACGTTGCCAG gttcATAAAGGCCGCCAGTCTGCAGGGCCTGGTTCAGGAGGACACGCCCTCCGCGTCGCTGTGCAAGGCCGTCTCCGAGGACTCTCACTCTGACCTGGTGATGGACTGCTCCTCCACTCCACCCACCCTCACCAAcgcag TCAGCAACCGTTTCTGTGACGACTGGATCCAGGCTTTCCTCAACGCGGCGGAGAGCTGCAACCCCTTCCTGCTGCGGCAGATCCTGGAGAACTTCAAACTCAAG GCCATCCAGGACATGAACAACCTGAAGCGCTTCATCCGGCAGGCGGAGATGAGCCACTACGCGCTGTTCCGCTGCTGCCTGTTCCTGCAGGGCTGCGGGAACGGCGACGTGCTGCTGCAGAACGCCCGCGCCGAGCACAGCGGCCTGCTCGAGGCCTGCGGCATCATCCGCGTGCTGGAGGAGTTCCTGAGCGAGCAGGCGCAGTCTGCTAGCGCCGCCGCTagcagcgccgccgccgccgccgtcgcgcGCTGA